The stretch of DNA ATGGTATTGTGGCGAGGGTGGCATTCCATAAGAGCAAGTGCAGAGCCCACGTCATTCTTGATCTGGCGAAGTTCTTCCTTATCGCTGCTCCATGCCAATACATTGAAGTGGGCACGGATAGAGGTTAGTCCCTGTGAGTGGGCAATATTGAGATACTCCTGTATCCATTCCTCATTGATTTGGTTGCTACGGCTGTAGCGTGCCAGTGAGTGCATATTTCTTGCCTGCTTCTCAAAGCGTTCCAGATTGGCGTCGCTATCCTCAATGAAGAGATACTGGTTATAGATATGGTTGCACGGCAGCATCAAGCCCACGGGAGAGGCAAAGGAAAGACGGCAGTCACTTCGGTCGGTCGATAATCGCTCGTATCGGCTGTCCGTGCTGACTGTTGTAGGCAGGTCGTCCGTGTCGGAGAGTGTATGCAGACAAAGCATATTGTCGCCCACACGCACAAGGTCTGCGCCCAAGCGGATGTCCTCCAACGAGGCGTGTCCTTCTTCCGAGAGGGAGAAATAACGATCCAAGAGACCGCCTTTTTCCTTTGTACCTATCAATTCCTCTTCTGTCATGCGGACAATTCTTATTTGCTCGGTATCGTTGATGATACGCTCGAACTGGTCTACGGCTTCCATAAACTTCATCACTTCGTCCTTGTTGGTGATTTCCTTAGGCAGCAGGTGTCCACGGCAGAGCGAAGAGAAATTGCTTTGCAGCGCCATACGCTGCTTGTTGGTCTTGGTAAGGAAGAGATAGACTGAGTGGTGGAGATACGGACGCTCATTGAAGTGCCGCTCAGAGGAACGGGCAAGGAAGCTCAGTCCGCCATCGGAGAGCTTTCCTTGATAGTCTTCCTTAATGAACCAGTCCTGCTTGTGTACGATGCTGTAATTGGGTAGCACTTTTATAGCCTTATGCCAAGCAGAGTGCATTGCTTCGTATTCTGTAGAAGTGACGGTGAAGAGTTCTGGCAGTTCCACACGGAAAGCAACCGTAATGTCTGCATCTTTGCTCACCATACAGCCCTGCTCTACGGAGAGCAGTGGAAACTTCGACTCCAAGATGGTTATCTTGCTTTTATTTCTCATTTCTTCGCTTTCTTTGGTTGAAGGTTACGAATAAGGTGGCAGACCGTACGGCGGTTTACAAGGTAGCGTGGATGCATACGCACTGCTCCTTTCTTCATCAGCCCATATTGCCCGTACTTTCTATTCATGGTGAACGTTTGCCATACCACAAGGCTGGCACCCACTACGCCTATGACCAGACAGGTAATTTGGCTGACTCCACAGAGATAGAGAATGACCACAAGAATGAAGACTGCCAGCAGCCCTCCTGCAAAGAGGAAGAGATACTGTGCCTTTAAGCCCTTGAACTCTACCGTCCGGCCTACACCTTTGTTGATTTCAAATGCAGCCATCGCCTTACAGGAAGAAACTTCTCAAGATAGTGGCAGCCACAATGAGGAAGATACATGCACCGAACCAAGAGGCTGCGGTCTTGCTCGTATCGGGGTCACCACTTGAGAACTTGTTGTACACTTTAATGCCTCCAATCAACCCCACTACCGCCCCTACGGCATAAATGAGTTTCGTGCCGGGATCGAAGTAGGAGGTTACCATTTTCGTTGCTTCATTGATTCCGGCAATGCCGTTGCCTTGTGCGTATGCCCCTATGGTGGCAGTCATCAGCAGGAGCATCATCAGTGTAATTTTTTGTTCATTTGTATATTATAATTTTAAGTGTGATAAAATTGCTTGTTCTTAAAAGGAAGGGGAAAGAAAGGCACATTTTTATGTGGAAACCATGTAGCTGTTAATGAGCCGTTTTCTTTTCCCGCTTCCATCGTTGATTGTTTACAGATAATATGAAAGAGGCTTGTCGTCGTCATTATCATCGGATGAAGTGTCAGAAGCGCTTGAATCTGCCGGTATTGAGTTTTGAGAAAACGACATTGCTTGTTGCTCGCTTTGTTCTTCCGCTTTACGGATTTTCTCCAATAGCGAAGTTTGCTCACCCTGCATCTTGGCGATGTTCTCCTTGTACTTATCCAATAGCTCTGAGTCTTGAAGCTGCCGAATGGTCTCTTTGACTTCTTTCTCATCAGCCTCCTCACAGTTCTTTGCCCATTTTTGCAGGCGGACTAAGTCACGTGCGAGGACGGACTGCCCTGACATCTCGGTTTCGTCCGATGTGGACTCAATGGGCAGAATTAATTCCTCACGGGCGACCTCATTCTCATCAACTCGCTCCATCTCAAAATCAACGTCCATCTCGTTGTCCCCTTCCTTCATGTCCTCTTTCTTTTCGGAGTTCTGAGGTGCAAAATTATTACTATTCTGCTCTGAATTTTCAGATGAAGAAGCAGAGGGAACTTGTGGGATAATAGGGGAAATGGAACGGCTTTTGCCAATCAGTACAAACTCGGCTTGATCTTCTTTTCCTTCTCCTTTTTGTCCGTCTTTTTCCTTCGTCGCTTCATTCTCCTTAGTCTGCTCATTGCCCTTTTTATTTTTCTTGATAAGGATGCCATACGGAGAAACATACCGCATATAGAAGTACAGGATACCCAGCATTATCCAAATGGTGATGAGTATCAGTATAAAACTGAAAAGTATTGTTTCCATCATAGTGTTATTGTTGTCTTGCGTCTTTGTTTTGCTGCCGCACTGTTGAGCAATTCCAAATGTTCACGCAGGTGTTCCCTAAGAATGTTGTCTATATATGCGGCTATGGAAACACGCTCCCCCAAGTCCTGCAACACGTTGCGCAGGTTCTGTAGCGTTTCCAGATTAATGGAAAAGGCTGTCCGCATTTGGGAGCGGACGGGATGAAAGTACAGGGAACGGTAGTCCTCTATGGAAAGGGAGGACACGCCGGGCTTTTCCATTCTCGGTTTCCTTTCCCGTTTCTGTTCCGTGTTCCCCGTTTCCTCTTTTTCTATTTCATCTACCGGTTTTTCTTTTGCTGTTTTCGTTTCTTTCGTCTCTTCTAAATTATTGTCTTCCTCCCCTGATGTTGCAGGGGAGGACTCAGTTTCCTCGGAAGGGTCGAAGGAGTTTGGTATCGTGACAGGTTTTACCACGACATTGTCCTCTGCCATTTTCTTCAGCTTCTTTTCCAGTTGCTGCTTTCTTTCCTCAATCGTTGCCATTTTCTGTTTTCGTTTTTAGTTTGAGACGTTGAATTATCTCATTGACGAGTTCGTCCAGCCCCGTACCCGTTCGTAATCCCCTTGCAGGGGGCTGATAGGTAGAGCGGAACACTCCGCGCAGTCCGTATGTGGAAAGTTCGTGAGAGAAGCGGTGCGTGGCATATACATAGCCGGGCAGGAGCGTGAGTTCGTATTCATGGATGAGCTTTGTATATTCGTCGATGATGATGTTCCTTACTCTTCTGTCCACCTTGTTCCAGAACAGGATAATGTCCTTTATCCGAGAGTCGGACATCGAAACTCCAATCTCCGTGATAGTCTTGGCGTATGCCAGACATGAAACCAGCGACTGAATATCAGCTTCAATCGGAGAAAGGATATAGTCCATCTGAAGGGACAGTTCCATCAGTTCGGTTGTTCCAGCATGTCCCGGGAAATCAAATATAACCAACTGGTACTTCTCGTTGCTGATACCGTCGATTTTACTTCGTGCAGTCCTGACGGCTTCCTTGGGTGCAGACTTGTAAATTCTGTATGCTTTTTTGCCGAGATGATGAAAGTACTCCTGCATGGATTTGGAAAGCTCTTCGCTCTCCTGAACGATACTTTTCTCACGTTCCCTCAGTTTGTAGAAAGAGTCTTGCGACAGGTCGCAGTCCATCACGAAGAGGTTGATGCCTTGTTCGTAGTACAATATGCTGCTTACGATTTCGGCAAGAGTACTTTTTCCCACTCCTCCCTTTTGGGAAGAGAAGCCCAGAAAAAGGGGGCGTTGTTCTTTGTTCTCCATAATGATAATTTCTTAGTTCATATTATTTGTCTATTTGATGTTTGGATATTCTCTCATTATTAAGAGTCATCAGCAGACAGTTTGCTCTGACTGCGTATGGTTCGGGCGATAGTCCAAAAGGACGATTTCAAGTTCTTACAATTTGTTGTATTGACAATAGTTTGTCATGACAATAAATTGTTATGAATATGTATTGTTCCTTCTTGTCATCTTTGGTGCAAGCAGGCGATAATATGATATATCTTTTGCTTGTGTTATCATACCATTGTTCGCTCGTTCTGATTGCAAAATAAATGATATTTCTGCTGATTTTATTACAGCGATGAAGTGCAGGGAAATACGAGGAAAAAGAGTGAATATCTCTGATAATGAGATATTTGAAAATCTGCCGTAACTTTGCAGGCGAGAATAATACATGGAGGTAACGTCCCGAAGCAGACACCCCAAAAGGGTGGATACTTCAATCATATCAACTCTTGATATTGGCAAGGTGTGTCTTTGTCCGACAAACTCCGTTTTTGCCGACAAAGCCCCTTGCCCCGAAGGGGAGAGAATTACTCCAAAGTCGTAATTAGATAAGGATAAAAACAATGAACGAAAAGATAGAACGATGGGACAGATGGGATACCCGTCTTCCCAAACCCAAAGACCAGCAACGGGCGATTGATTTGTTCCATAAATCAGGTGCGGAAACCAAGTCGGATTTTGTGCGTGGGCGTATCCTTGGAGAGAGTTTCAAAGTGATTACGGTGGACAAATCTGCCGTGGAATATTACCGAAAACTCTCAGAACTGACGGCGCAAATCCATAAGATTGGCGTACTTTATAACCAAACCGTGCGTGCCATTAACAGCTATCACAGCGTGAGGAGTGCACAGATTCTGCTTGAAAAATTGGAGAAACTCTCGGCTCAAATCATTGCCTTGCAAGAACAGGCTATCCGTCTGACCATAGACTATCGCAAGAAATGATAGCGAAGATTTCAAGTACGGAAAACCTTGGAGGGGCATTGGGCTACAACTTCAAAAAGGTGGAGAAAGGGGAAGCAAGCATTCTCCTTGCCGCTGAATTGTATCAGAGCAAGGAAGGACGTTATACGATGGAGGATGTGCTTGCTGATATGGAGGCATTGATACCGAAGAACTGCCGTACCAAGAAAACGGTGTTCCACTGTTCGCTCAATCCGCACCCGGACGAGAAACTATCCGATGAAAGGCTCACACAGATAGCCAAGGAGTATATGGAGGCACTGGGTTATAGCAACCAGCCTTATATCGTGTTCAAACATAATGACATTCCCCGTGAGCATATCCACATCGTGTCGCTTCGGGTGGACAGTCGTGGTCAGAAGATTAATGATAAGTTTGAGAAACGGCGGAGCAAGAAGATTACCGATGCCTTGGAGAGGAAATTTAGTCTCATTCCAAGTTCAAAAGTTACTGACAAGGCGATGAAAGAAACGCCCAAGATTGATACCACCCAAAGAAATATCAAGGAGCAGATGTCAAATGTTGTCCGCATGGTTCTGAAGCATTATCGCTTCTGTTCCTTGGGCGAGCTCAATGCCATTTTGAGCAAATATAACCTTGCCGTAGAAGAAGTAAAGACGGAGTTTCGGGGAAAGAAATACGATGGACTGGTCTATGTTCCAACTGATGATAAGGGAGGCAAAATAAGTACACCCATCAACGCATCGGACATCGGTCGTGGTGTGGGCTATACTGCCGTGCTGAACAAGATGCAGAAATCCAAACAAGCCGTCAAGCCGTTGGTGCCGACTATAAGAGGTAAGGTGTTACAAACAATGCGTACCTCTCCCCAGACGGAGGAAGAACTTTGGCAACGATTGGAGGAACAGAGTTTGCGTGTGTTTATCCGAAAGAACGAAAGCGGGCGCATCTATGGCATCACGTTCATTGACGACAAGGAGGGCGTTGCGCTCAATGGCTCACGCTTGGGCAAGGGATATGCTGCCAATATATTCAATGGTTATTTCTCCAATCCAACGGACAACCCATTCTTGGACGAAACGCTGTACGGCAGTCCGTCTGTCCATTTGGATCAATCTGCAACCGTTCACCCTTCGCAGCTAAATACGGAGGAAAGCGACAACCTTGTCGATGAACTTATCGAGGATATGGCAGATGGTTCTTTCCTGTCTACGGGCAACGATGATTGGAAGGAGGCGGCGTGGCAGCGTAAACTCCGCAGGCAAAACAAAGTCAATCTCAGGCGGAGGAAAAGATAGGTAAGGTATTTCAAACTATGTTTGAGCAACATTCAAATGCAATTCAAATAACGATAATACAACAAATATAAAAACAATATAATTATGGCACAAGAAGATGATTTAAGAGCATTGGGTAAGGTTATGGACTTTATGAGGGGCATATCCGTGATATTCCTCCTCATTAACTGTTATTGGTTCTGTTACGAGGCATTTCATGTCTGGGGGTTTACGCTTGGCATCATTGATAAAATTCTAATGAACTTCCAGCGCACCACGGACTTGTTTTCATCCATCCTCTGGACGAAACTATTTTGTGTAGTATTTCTTGCTCTCTCATGTTTGGGAACGAAAGGTGTGAAGGAGGAGAAAATAACATGGTCAAAGATTTGGACGGTACTTTTCTCTGGCTTTGCCTTTTTCTTTCTCAACTGGTGGCTGTTGGTATTGCCCATTGGAAAAGTCGGAGCAGCTACTCTATATATCTTCACACTGTCCGTGGGTTATATCTGCCTGCTGATGGGTGGCGTATGGATGAGCCGACTGCTCAAAAATAACTTGATGGACGATGTATTCAACACAGAAAACGAGAGTTTCATGCAGGAAACACGTTTAATGGAAAATGAATACTCGGTAAACCTTCCTACACGATTCTACTATAAGAAGAAATGGAACAAGGGTTGGATTAACGTGGTCAATCCCTTCCGTGCCTCAATGGTGCTTGGAACACCAGGGTCGGGTAAGTCCTACGCTATCGTGAACAACTACATCAAGCAGCAGATAGAAAAAGGCTTTGCTATGTATATCTATGATTATAAGTTCCCTGACCTTTCAGAGATAGCCTATAATCACCTGCTCCATCATTTGGATGCCTATAAGGTAAAGCCGCAATTCTTTGTGATTAACTTTGACGACCCTCGAAGAAGCCACCGTTGCAATCCCATCAATCCAGCCTTTATGACGGATATATCGGATGCCTATGAGAGTGCCTATACGATCATGCTCAATCTCAACCGCTCGTGGATTCAGAAACAGGGAGACTTCTTCGTGGAGTCGCCGATTATCTTGCTGGCTGCCATCATCTGGTTTCTGAAAATCTATGAGGACGGGAAGTATTGCACCTTTCCTCATGCCATTGAGTTCCTGAACCGTCCCTACGCACAGATATTTCCGATACTCACTTCCTACGATGAGCTTGCCAACTACCTATCTCCTTTTATGGATGCTTGGGAGGGTGGAGCGCAGGACCAGTTGCAGGGACAGATTGCCAGTGCCAAGATACCGCTTTCACGCATGATTTCACCTGCTCTTTATTGGGTGATGACGGGTGATGATTTCTCACTTGACATCAATAACCCTAATGAGCCGAAAGTCCTTGTAGTTGGTAATAATCCCGACCGTCAGAATATCTATTCGGCAGCACTCGGTTTGTATAACAGTCGTATTGTGAAGCTCATCAACAAGAAGAAGCAACTCAAATCCTCAGTGATTATCGATGAGTTGCCAACCATCTACTTTCGTGGGCTTGACAACCTCATTGCTACTGCACGAAGCAATAAAGTTGCCGTATGTTTGGGCTTTCAGGACTTCTCACAACTTACCCGTGATTATGGAGACAAGGAGAGCAAGGTAATACAGAACACTGTAGGTAACGTGTTCTCTGGACAAGTGGTAGGAGAAACAGCTAAGACACTTTCTGAGCGGTTTGGAAAGGTGCTCCAGCAACGCCAATCCATGACCATCAACCGTAATGACAAATCCACCTCTATCTCCACACAGATGGACAGTCTTATCCCTGCTAGCAAGATTTCTAACCTCACACAAGGAATGTTTGTGGGTGCTGTTTCCGATAATTTCGATGAACGCATCGACCAAAAGATTTTCCATGCAGAGATAGTAGTTGATAGTGCAAAGGTTTCTGCTGAGATGAAAGCCTATCAGCCCATACCTGTGATAGTAGACTTTACAAATAAAGATGGCTCCGATAATCTCAAAGAGACCATCGAAGCTAACTATCGCAAAGTCAAGGAAGAAATTCTCTCGTTAGTTGATTCAGAGATTATGCGTATTAAGAATGATCCGAAGCTTGCTCATTTAATCAAAATGTAATCCTTTCATCTATACATCATTAATTATGGATTTGATTATTCCCAATAAGAATCAAAGGTATGATCTCTGTAAATCTCACAACGATTTCGTTCAAAATTGAGTATATTAATATTATAGCCTATTTTCTCATAATGCATTAAATACGGAAACAAGTGCTTCCAACCTCAGAGGATATAGCCAAAAAGTTGGAAGTGCTTATCAAAGAATGAATGAAGGGAGATATTACAGAGTCAGAATATCTCCCTTTGATTTACTACTTCTTGAACTTGCGCCTTTCAGGTCGCTCCCCACCATCCGCTTATTGATTTTTTCACGGAGTTAGTCAAGGAAATAAGTGCGACTGTCATCTTTGCGATGCTTTATATTCATATATAGGTTGTAGCAGTTCTTTATCTCCACTCCGAAGATTTCAGAGAGAGTGTGTGCCAATTCCTCCATACCAATTTCTCCATTACTGATACAATTGCAGGTGTCGAGAGCATACAAGAGTTCGACCAGATCATAAACAGAAATACCAGAAGACAATGATAAGATTGTTACTCCGCAAAAAAAAAATGAAACTTAAATGTCGTTATTTTCATTGCCTGATGTTTTTGCAGGCTAAGTTCGAAAGATTGTTTAGGGCAAAATAACCCTCAAAATGCAAGTAATATTTGTGTAAAACTTATAATGAATCAAGATATTGCTTAGGTTTCATCCTGTGATATTTGCAGAAAGCCTCTGTGAAATGACTGAGGTTAGTATATCCAACTTTATAGCCTACTTCTGACACCGAGTAGAGGCGAGTGGAAAGCAGTCGTTTTGCCCATTCCATCTTTTCGGATAGGGCATATTCTGCGATGGCTTTTCCAATAACCTGCTTGAAGCACTTTTGTAATTTGGAACTGCTCATATTGGCTTCACGCGCCAATTCGGGAATACTCGGCACATTACTGAGACTTTGAAGAATCTGGCGACGAACACGGAATACTGATTCAACATCATTCAAGTTTAGGTTGGCAAGAGATTTTACTTCCGAACGTTTTTCGAGCTTTTCAAGGAACATTGTCAGTAATTCCATAGTTTTTC from Prevotella scopos JCM 17725 encodes:
- a CDS encoding DUF4133 domain-containing protein, which produces MAAFEINKGVGRTVEFKGLKAQYLFLFAGGLLAVFILVVILYLCGVSQITCLVIGVVGASLVVWQTFTMNRKYGQYGLMKKGAVRMHPRYLVNRRTVCHLIRNLQPKKAKK
- a CDS encoding DUF4134 domain-containing protein; its protein translation is MMLLLMTATIGAYAQGNGIAGINEATKMVTSYFDPGTKLIYAVGAVVGLIGGIKVYNKFSSGDPDTSKTAASWFGACIFLIVAATILRSFFL
- a CDS encoding DUF3408 domain-containing protein, which gives rise to MATIEERKQQLEKKLKKMAEDNVVVKPVTIPNSFDPSEETESSPATSGEEDNNLEETKETKTAKEKPVDEIEKEETGNTEQKRERKPRMEKPGVSSLSIEDYRSLYFHPVRSQMRTAFSINLETLQNLRNVLQDLGERVSIAAYIDNILREHLREHLELLNSAAAKQRRKTTITL
- a CDS encoding division plane positioning ATPase MipZ; this translates as MENKEQRPLFLGFSSQKGGVGKSTLAEIVSSILYYEQGINLFVMDCDLSQDSFYKLREREKSIVQESEELSKSMQEYFHHLGKKAYRIYKSAPKEAVRTARSKIDGISNEKYQLVIFDFPGHAGTTELMELSLQMDYILSPIEADIQSLVSCLAYAKTITEIGVSMSDSRIKDIILFWNKVDRRVRNIIIDEYTKLIHEYELTLLPGYVYATHRFSHELSTYGLRGVFRSTYQPPARGLRTGTGLDELVNEIIQRLKLKTKTENGND
- the mobB gene encoding conjugal transfer protein MobB, translated to MIAKISSTENLGGALGYNFKKVEKGEASILLAAELYQSKEGRYTMEDVLADMEALIPKNCRTKKTVFHCSLNPHPDEKLSDERLTQIAKEYMEALGYSNQPYIVFKHNDIPREHIHIVSLRVDSRGQKINDKFEKRRSKKITDALERKFSLIPSSKVTDKAMKETPKIDTTQRNIKEQMSNVVRMVLKHYRFCSLGELNAILSKYNLAVEEVKTEFRGKKYDGLVYVPTDDKGGKISTPINASDIGRGVGYTAVLNKMQKSKQAVKPLVPTIRGKVLQTMRTSPQTEEELWQRLEEQSLRVFIRKNESGRIYGITFIDDKEGVALNGSRLGKGYAANIFNGYFSNPTDNPFLDETLYGSPSVHLDQSATVHPSQLNTEESDNLVDELIEDMADGSFLSTGNDDWKEAAWQRKLRRQNKVNLRRRKR
- the mobC gene encoding conjugal transfer protein MobC, translated to MAQEDDLRALGKVMDFMRGISVIFLLINCYWFCYEAFHVWGFTLGIIDKILMNFQRTTDLFSSILWTKLFCVVFLALSCLGTKGVKEEKITWSKIWTVLFSGFAFFFLNWWLLVLPIGKVGAATLYIFTLSVGYICLLMGGVWMSRLLKNNLMDDVFNTENESFMQETRLMENEYSVNLPTRFYYKKKWNKGWINVVNPFRASMVLGTPGSGKSYAIVNNYIKQQIEKGFAMYIYDYKFPDLSEIAYNHLLHHLDAYKVKPQFFVINFDDPRRSHRCNPINPAFMTDISDAYESAYTIMLNLNRSWIQKQGDFFVESPIILLAAIIWFLKIYEDGKYCTFPHAIEFLNRPYAQIFPILTSYDELANYLSPFMDAWEGGAQDQLQGQIASAKIPLSRMISPALYWVMTGDDFSLDINNPNEPKVLVVGNNPDRQNIYSAALGLYNSRIVKLINKKKQLKSSVIIDELPTIYFRGLDNLIATARSNKVAVCLGFQDFSQLTRDYGDKESKVIQNTVGNVFSGQVVGETAKTLSERFGKVLQQRQSMTINRNDKSTSISTQMDSLIPASKISNLTQGMFVGAVSDNFDERIDQKIFHAEIVVDSAKVSAEMKAYQPIPVIVDFTNKDGSDNLKETIEANYRKVKEEILSLVDSEIMRIKNDPKLAHLIKM